A DNA window from Coffea arabica cultivar ET-39 chromosome 6c, Coffea Arabica ET-39 HiFi, whole genome shotgun sequence contains the following coding sequences:
- the LOC113693246 gene encoding uncharacterized protein, whose translation MKDRIIEAWVTLSDDECFKYVTKLRQKGLTTPQYENWVRRSAAQGQQDEPAEKVKKLKAIIEARDMEILQLNKSVETYKGIAEQNKQLYENEREKRQDLKRKCGELYDQAEHVRIPYARETRDSYEYNCELAPTRTTLEGTKRKPYEDHKTYAKRWRKIVAKVNPPMIEDEIIRTFIKAHDPPYSEELFRMTGCSFAAIVNKFEEYNDFVRVGKIVNVPALKSQLDALQGQGRSGKKPQFKKKEGEVAFIWNQNPTPRPRFQHKPTYSSPYPYYPSPHPVYNTNIPHPRPHPNDVNPPTTPFQISQPNFQQTRLCPTYNPRFSPPNRPTYNYPQPTDTHNQNPTRTFTNLDRPLDQLYEQLKVAGKIGMISPPSYPYGMPVGYNPHATCAYHSGAPGHATANYRLLKHKIQDMLETGEIVIRKREEQSPNMSKNPLPEHTDTVRVIMNNKEFEELVRSMSNETKVFGIMDQPFVIEEASYEEDKKPFILDLTPSESAALEPVVIEFPKQVPVLSLRQVPWNYNEPVLQIGGKQILNEEVSVVTRSGKIASSSTASAPVQLNKMSAQISMLDLLFSSDLHRDALLEVLTKAQIPIDILIDNFSHIVGNVLTAKQITFSDEELPVEGIGHNKALYVAVRCNGKMLAKVLIDNRSALNICPWSTLVKLGLQDVKLRPSETIV comes from the exons ATGAAAGATCGGATTATTGAAGCATGGGTGACATTATCTGATGACGAGTGTTTTAAATATGTTACGAAACTCCGGCAAAAGGGTTTGACGACTCCACAATACGAGAATTGGGTAAGAAGATCCGCTGCACAAGGACAACAAGATGAACCAGCCGAGAAggtgaaaaagttgaaagccATTATCGAAGCAAGGGACATGGAAATTCTGCAGTTAAATAAGTCTGTCGAAACATACAAGGGAATAGCGGAGCAAAACAAGCAATTGTACGAAAATGAGCGAGAAAAGCGTCAAGACCTGAAAAGGAAATGCGGAGAATTGTATGATCAAGCTGAACATGTTAGAATTCCATATGCTAGAGAAACTAGGGATTCT TACGAGTACAACTGTGAGCTAgctccgacacgaaccacgttggaaggaacaaagaGAAAACCCTATGAGGACCACAAAACCTATgctaagagatggaggaaaatagttGCAAAAGTCAACCCACCAATGATTGAAGACGAAATTATccgcactttcattaaggcacatgatcctccGTACTCTGAAGAacttttccgcatgactggatgctcgtttgccgctattgtcaataagTTTGAAGAGTACAATGACTTCGTAAGAGTTGGGAAGATCGTTAATGTCCctgccctcaaatcgcagttggatgctttgcaaggacaAGGGAGAAGTGGGAAAAAACcgcaatttaaaaagaaagagggggaagtTGCCTTTATCTGGAATCAAAACCCTACACCAAGACCCAGATTTCAACATAAACCAACATATTCATCACCTTATCCCTACTATCCAAGTCCTCACCCTGTCTACAATACCAATATCCCCCATCCCCGACCTCATCCAAATGACGTCAACCCGCCTACGaccccttttcaaatatctcaaccaaATTTTCAACAAACTCGTCTATGTCCTACTTACAATCCGAGATTTTCCCCACCAAACAGACCCACCTATAACTATCCCCAACCCACTGACACCCACAATCAAAACCCTACCCGAACATTCACCAATCTAGACAGGCCTTTGGatcaattgtatgagcaattgaaggttgCCGGCAAAATAGGCATGATTTCCCCTCCATCTTATCCTTATGGCATGCCGGttgggtacaatccacatgctacttgtgcttatcattcaggaGCACCTGGTCACGCCACTGCCAATTACCGACTCCTCaaacataaaattcaagatatgcTCGAAACAGGGGAAATCGTGATTAGGAAGAGAGAAGAACAAAGCCCAAACATGAGCAAGAATCCTTTGCCAGAACACACTGATACTGTTAGAGTTATTATGAATAATAAGGAATTTGAAGAGCTTGTCCGAAGCATGTCAAATGAAACAAAAGTGTTCGGGATAATGGATCAACCTTTTGTAATAGAGGAAGCATCGTATGAGGAAGACAAAAAGCCCTTCATTTTAGATCTAACTCCATCCGAAAGTGCGGCTTTAGAACCTGTGGTAATTGAATTCCCGAAACAAGTGCCGGTTTTAAGTTTACGGCAAGTGCCGTGGAATTATAATGAACCCGTTTTGCAAATCGGGGGTAAACAAATTTTGAATGAAGAAGTGTCTGTTGTTACGAGGTCAGGAAAGATTGCAAGTTCTTCCACTGCTAGCGCCCCAGTCCAA TTGAACAAAATGTCTGCCCAAATTTCCATGCTGGACTTGCTTTTCTCCTCAGACTTGCATAGGGATGCACTACTGGAAGTTTTGACTAAGGCTCAGATTCCCATAGATATTTTGATCGACAATTTCTCGCACATAGTTGGAAATGTATTGACTGCCAAGCAAATCACTTTTTCCGATGAAGAGCTGCCTGTGGAAGGAATTGGTCATAACAAAGCCTTATATGTAGCTGTGAGGTGCAATGGGAAAATGTTGGCTAAAGTACTGATTGACAATAGGTCTGCCCTCAATATTTGTCCCTGGAGCACTTTGGTGAAGTTAGGGCTGCAAGATGTCAAATTAAGACCCTCAGAGACCATAGTTTGA